In the Octadecabacter sp. SW4 genome, one interval contains:
- a CDS encoding SDR family oxidoreductase, which yields MKSIMITGASGGIGRACAQAFLAAGWRVGLIARRAALLQEVAQGHDGAVVLPCDVTDEGAVAQAFDTFAAKAGRLDVLFNNAGIFTPAAPIDDIPVADWTRAVAVNLTGMFLCARAAFGQMRRQSPQGGRIINNGSISAHVPREGSVTYTTTKHGVTGLTKTLSLDGRPFDIACGQIDIGNARTDMVAELAKSQPGMATMDVGLVADAVLRMAQLSPEANVQFQTIMATKMPYIGRG from the coding sequence ATGAAAAGCATCATGATCACGGGTGCCAGCGGCGGGATTGGCCGTGCCTGCGCGCAGGCCTTTCTGGCAGCGGGCTGGCGTGTGGGGTTGATCGCGCGCCGCGCCGCTTTGCTGCAAGAGGTCGCGCAGGGGCACGACGGCGCCGTCGTCCTGCCCTGCGACGTGACGGACGAGGGCGCGGTTGCGCAGGCGTTCGATACCTTCGCGGCCAAGGCGGGCCGCCTTGATGTGTTGTTCAATAACGCCGGTATTTTTACGCCTGCCGCCCCGATTGATGACATTCCCGTTGCCGATTGGACCCGTGCGGTGGCCGTCAATCTGACGGGCATGTTTCTGTGCGCGCGGGCGGCGTTTGGCCAGATGCGTCGCCAGTCGCCGCAAGGGGGGCGGATCATCAACAATGGATCAATCAGCGCCCATGTCCCGCGCGAGGGTTCGGTGACCTATACCACGACGAAACACGGGGTGACGGGGTTGACCAAGACGCTCTCGCTGGATGGCCGTCCGTTTGATATTGCCTGCGGCCAGATTGACATTGGCAATGCCCGAACGGATATGGTGGCAGAGCTGGCAAAATCGCAGCCCGGAATGGCGACGATGGATGTGGGGCTGGTGGCCGATGCAGTGCTGCGCATGGCGCAATTGTCGCCCGAGGCCAACGTGCAGTTTCAGACGATCATGGCGACCAAGATGCCCTATATCGGGCGGGGTTAG
- a CDS encoding ATP-dependent RecD-like DNA helicase codes for MSLPALTFSHDQAEAWDSIAETLRGSGIDLDDHLLMPPAGDPASSVMAVVGKAGSGKTLLLAELFKALRDAGVDVVSGDWEGRRRKDRRTLAILAPTNKAASVLRNRGVPATTIHRILYTPVYDPEFEKVAEWLAGQGDRPEIEGLTDVALDRAWASYQANTSVPAALAAAGLRGSDFITGWKRREEPLDIGLVDESSMLDAKQFEDLTEIFPTLLLFGDPAQLPPVKGEGGAMVFDSLPDNRKLVLNRIHRQDADNPILDLAHALGDPALEFHQFEQMIADAAARDERVVMAQRVESDLMARSPCLVWRNATRIKLIHAFRAAFGAPEDELLEGEPLICDGIELPMKHRKKRLDLEARGLIKGAQVIYLGPGRKPGFSRLHVMGAEDPQVSAASIVKIEHEGDEEPFIPFAARMGATFLHGAAVTIHKAQGSQWDTVQVFAPDIQIASRMGRMEAGTQLWKRLAYVAITRAETQLRWVVRNRLARPSGTLGTEDLRVDPVPLELERDAE; via the coding sequence ATGTCACTGCCCGCACTCACATTTTCGCACGATCAGGCCGAAGCCTGGGATAGCATTGCTGAAACGCTGCGCGGCTCTGGAATCGATCTGGATGACCACTTGCTGATGCCGCCTGCGGGTGATCCGGCCTCGTCTGTGATGGCCGTGGTTGGCAAGGCGGGTTCGGGCAAGACGCTGCTGCTGGCGGAACTGTTCAAGGCGCTGCGCGATGCAGGCGTCGATGTGGTGTCGGGCGATTGGGAAGGGCGCAGGCGCAAGGATCGCCGCACGCTGGCCATTCTGGCGCCGACGAACAAGGCGGCCAGCGTTTTGCGCAATCGCGGCGTGCCTGCGACGACGATCCACCGGATCCTGTATACCCCCGTCTATGACCCCGAATTTGAAAAGGTCGCCGAATGGCTGGCCGGTCAAGGCGACCGCCCCGAGATCGAGGGGCTGACAGATGTGGCGCTGGATCGTGCCTGGGCGTCTTACCAGGCGAACACATCGGTGCCGGCGGCGTTGGCGGCGGCGGGCCTGCGCGGCAGTGATTTCATCACCGGATGGAAGCGCCGCGAGGAGCCTTTGGATATCGGCCTGGTTGACGAAAGCTCGATGCTGGACGCCAAACAATTCGAGGATCTGACCGAGATTTTCCCGACCCTGCTGTTGTTTGGCGACCCTGCACAATTGCCCCCCGTCAAAGGTGAAGGCGGGGCGATGGTTTTCGATAGTCTGCCGGACAACCGCAAGCTGGTCCTGAACCGTATTCACCGTCAGGATGCGGATAATCCGATCCTTGATCTGGCCCATGCGCTGGGCGATCCGGCGCTGGAATTTCACCAGTTCGAACAGATGATCGCCGATGCCGCCGCCCGCGACGAACGCGTTGTGATGGCGCAGCGGGTCGAAAGTGATCTTATGGCGCGCTCGCCCTGTCTGGTCTGGCGCAACGCCACGCGGATCAAGCTGATCCATGCGTTTCGGGCCGCCTTTGGTGCGCCCGAGGATGAATTGCTGGAAGGCGAGCCGCTGATCTGCGACGGGATCGAACTGCCGATGAAGCACCGCAAGAAACGCCTGGACCTTGAGGCGCGCGGCCTGATCAAAGGCGCGCAGGTGATCTATCTGGGGCCGGGGCGCAAGCCGGGGTTCTCGCGCCTGCACGTGATGGGGGCCGAAGATCCACAGGTCAGTGCCGCGTCCATCGTCAAGATCGAACACGAGGGCGACGAAGAACCCTTCATCCCCTTTGCCGCCCGCATGGGGGCCACGTTCTTGCACGGTGCGGCGGTGACGATCCACAAGGCGCAGGGTTCGCAATGGGATACCGTGCAGGTCTTTGCGCCCGACATCCAGATCGCCAGCCGCATGGGCCGGATGGAGGCGGGCACGCAGCTGTGGAAACGCCTCGCCTATGTGGCGATCACGCGAGCAGAAACGCAGTTGCGCTGGGTCGTTCGCAATCGTCTTGCGCGGCCCAGCGGGACGCTTGGCACCGAAGATTTGCGCGTTGACCCGGTGCCGTTGGAACTTGAACGGGACGCCGAATGA
- a CDS encoding acyl-homoserine-lactone synthase, which translates to MLRYLYADQLKDYPALRASMFRDRADQFAHRLGWEMQVDEQGWERDAYDALNPLYVIWQRRDGLHGGSMRFLPTTGQTMVRDHFDELTQGTDITSPLIWECTRFCLARGAAPQVAGALMLAGGELMRGFSLTHFVGVFDARMVRIYRMIGSSPTVLGSSGAGRDKISVGLWEYAPAARARVLQRAGISSALSEHWFARAFGHSPRISQQAA; encoded by the coding sequence ATGCTGCGTTATCTTTATGCTGACCAACTGAAGGATTATCCGGCCCTGCGCGCGTCGATGTTTCGTGACCGCGCCGACCAATTTGCACACCGTCTGGGGTGGGAAATGCAGGTGGATGAACAGGGCTGGGAACGGGATGCATATGACGCCCTGAACCCGCTTTACGTCATCTGGCAGCGCCGCGACGGGTTGCACGGCGGGTCGATGCGGTTCTTGCCAACCACGGGTCAGACGATGGTGCGCGACCACTTTGATGAACTGACCCAAGGCACAGATATCACCAGTCCGCTGATCTGGGAATGCACCCGGTTTTGTCTGGCGCGCGGTGCGGCACCACAGGTCGCGGGCGCGTTGATGTTGGCAGGGGGGGAGCTGATGCGCGGGTTCTCCTTGACGCATTTTGTCGGGGTGTTTGACGCCCGCATGGTGCGGATCTATCGCATGATCGGATCCTCGCCGACCGTGCTGGGCAGCAGCGGCGCGGGGCGCGACAAAATCAGCGTCGGCCTTTGGGAATATGCCCCCGCCGCACGCGCGCGGGTCTTGCAACGTGCAGGCATTTCCTCGGCCTTGTCGGAACACTGGTTTGCCCGCGCCTTTGGCCATTCACCACGGATATCGCAACAGGCTGCGTGA
- a CDS encoding LuxR family transcriptional regulator codes for MTALKLDNFLERLEQARGLDDVQGLTFALRDLFGVDHIVYHWVSADGEQYGCGTYDPVWIQHYLDREYLRVDPVVLGCFQRFHPVEWKRLDWSSKQAQAFQRDAIAHGVGNQGFSVPVRGPNGQFALFSVSTNASDDDWARFTQDYQRDLILIAHYFNKKALEFEKHRAPEPTKPLSPREVDALTFLAMGYARAQVAEMLSISEHTLRAYIESARFKLGAINTTHAVARAMSEGMIVVGGSARAAAGAWPGKGTIPPREAAE; via the coding sequence GTGACGGCGCTGAAGCTGGACAACTTTCTGGAGAGACTGGAACAGGCCCGCGGGCTTGACGATGTTCAGGGCCTGACATTCGCCCTGCGCGACCTTTTTGGTGTCGATCACATCGTCTATCACTGGGTCAGCGCCGATGGCGAACAATACGGCTGCGGCACCTATGATCCGGTCTGGATCCAGCACTACCTTGATCGCGAATACCTGCGGGTTGATCCTGTGGTCCTTGGCTGCTTCCAGCGGTTTCATCCGGTGGAATGGAAGCGGCTTGATTGGTCATCAAAACAGGCGCAGGCATTCCAGCGCGATGCGATTGCGCATGGCGTCGGCAATCAGGGATTTTCGGTGCCCGTGCGCGGCCCGAACGGGCAGTTTGCACTGTTTTCTGTATCGACCAATGCCAGTGACGATGACTGGGCGCGCTTTACCCAGGATTATCAGCGCGACCTGATCCTGATTGCGCATTATTTCAACAAAAAGGCGCTTGAGTTTGAAAAGCACCGCGCGCCCGAACCGACCAAACCGTTGTCCCCGCGCGAGGTAGACGCCTTGACCTTTCTGGCGATGGGATATGCGCGTGCGCAGGTCGCGGAGATGCTGTCGATCTCGGAACATACCCTGCGCGCCTATATCGAAAGTGCGCGCTTCAAACTGGGCGCAATCAACACGACGCATGCGGTTGCGCGCGCCATGTCCGAAGGGATGATCGTGGTGGGTGGATCAGCCCGCGCCGCCGCTGGCGCATGGCCCGGCAAAGGCACGATTCCGCCGCGCGAAGCCGCCGAGTAG
- the ccrA gene encoding crotonyl-CoA carboxylase/reductase, with product MALDQTAEVATYSAPEKDLYEVGEMPPMGYVPAQMYAWTIRRERHGEPDQAFQVEVVDVKQPDSHEVLVLVMAAGVNYNGVWAGLGIPISPFDVHKADYHIAGSDAAGIVWAVGDKVKRWKVGDEVVIHCNQDDGDDEECNGGDPMFSESQRIWGYETPDGSFAQFTCVQAQQLMHRPKHLTWEESACYTLTLATAYRMLFGHEPHDLKPGQNVLVWGASGGLGSYAIQLINTAGANAIGVISEEDKREFVMGLGAKGVINRKDFNCWGQLPTVNTPQYNDWLKEARKFGKAIWEITGKGNNVDMVFEHPGEATFPVSTLVCKKGGMVVICAGTSGFNCTFDVRYMWMHQKRLQGSHFAHLKQAASANRLMIERRLDPCMSEVFGWDDIPAAHTKMRKNEHKPGNMAVLVQSPKTGLRTLEDAVDAGPR from the coding sequence ATGGCCCTTGATCAGACCGCTGAAGTCGCAACCTATTCCGCGCCCGAAAAAGACCTGTATGAAGTCGGTGAAATGCCGCCAATGGGTTATGTTCCCGCGCAGATGTATGCATGGACGATCCGCCGTGAACGCCACGGTGAACCTGATCAGGCGTTTCAGGTCGAAGTGGTCGATGTGAAACAACCCGACAGCCACGAAGTTCTTGTTCTCGTGATGGCTGCAGGTGTGAATTACAATGGCGTTTGGGCCGGTCTTGGCATCCCGATCAGCCCCTTTGATGTGCACAAGGCCGATTACCACATCGCCGGGTCCGACGCGGCCGGCATTGTCTGGGCCGTGGGTGACAAGGTCAAACGCTGGAAGGTTGGCGATGAGGTGGTCATTCACTGCAATCAGGACGATGGCGACGACGAGGAATGCAACGGTGGCGATCCGATGTTTTCCGAAAGCCAGCGGATTTGGGGCTATGAAACGCCGGATGGGTCGTTTGCGCAGTTCACATGTGTGCAAGCGCAGCAATTGATGCACCGTCCCAAGCACCTGACATGGGAAGAAAGCGCGTGTTATACGCTGACCCTCGCCACGGCCTACCGGATGCTGTTTGGCCATGAACCGCATGACCTCAAGCCTGGCCAGAACGTGCTGGTCTGGGGCGCGTCCGGTGGTTTGGGATCATATGCGATCCAGTTGATCAACACGGCAGGGGCCAATGCGATTGGTGTCATTTCCGAGGAGGACAAGCGCGAGTTTGTCATGGGACTTGGCGCCAAGGGTGTGATCAATCGCAAGGATTTCAACTGTTGGGGCCAACTGCCGACCGTGAACACGCCGCAATACAATGACTGGCTGAAAGAGGCGCGCAAGTTCGGCAAGGCGATCTGGGAAATCACCGGCAAGGGCAACAACGTCGATATGGTGTTCGAACACCCCGGCGAGGCCACGTTCCCCGTGTCTACGCTGGTCTGCAAAAAGGGTGGCATGGTCGTGATCTGTGCCGGCACCTCGGGATTCAACTGCACGTTTGATGTGCGTTACATGTGGATGCATCAGAAACGTCTTCAGGGCAGCCACTTTGCCCATCTCAAGCAGGCCGCATCGGCAAACCGCCTGATGATCGAGCGCCGCCTTGATCCCTGCATGTCCGAGGTGTTTGGCTGGGATGACATCCCCGCCGCCCACACCAAGATGCGCAAGAACGAACATAAACCCGGTAATATGGCCGTGCTGGTCCAGTCTCCGAAAACCGGTTTGCGCACGCTTGAAGACGCGGTGGACGCCGGTCCGCGCTAG
- a CDS encoding 1-acyl-sn-glycerol-3-phosphate acyltransferase, whose translation MTQTVQLPLWLLILIVLFAAVTFASHFLFPSVRWFFRRRAERVIAKVNARLPRPIEPFKLARRYDMIQRLIYDAEVVLEIGEYARKEGIPENVAFEKARSYAREIVPSFSATAYFTFGTRLTRWLSRSLYRIRLGVFDRAQLEGMNPDAAIIFVMNHRSNMDYMLVTYLVSRASALSYAVGEWARVWPLSAVIRMMGAYFIRRKSRGALYRKVLARYVQMATAGGVTQAVFPEGGLSLTGAVSEPRLGLLNYIVSDFKPDGREVIFVPVALNYDRVLEDRFLIAADKSGVRRFRPPLSTVCRAVLSHLWQRITGRFDKFGTASVSFGEPLALADFMQDREGDQTEAVGHELMARIRRAMPVLPVPLVARVLLAGVTDADDLRARVQADLAALASTDAPLPRRGLDKVIADGLARLRQRGLIGDDLQVPAESHDVLEYYAASIAAHFDAPAAKIPEISASAK comes from the coding sequence ATGACGCAAACCGTGCAACTGCCGTTATGGCTCTTGATCCTGATCGTGCTGTTTGCAGCGGTGACGTTTGCGTCGCATTTCCTGTTCCCATCCGTGCGCTGGTTTTTCCGACGCCGTGCCGAACGCGTCATCGCCAAGGTCAATGCGCGCCTGCCCCGCCCGATTGAACCCTTCAAGCTGGCGCGCCGTTACGACATGATCCAGCGGTTGATCTATGACGCCGAGGTCGTGCTGGAAATCGGTGAATACGCCCGCAAGGAAGGCATCCCCGAAAATGTGGCCTTTGAAAAGGCGCGCAGCTATGCCCGTGAAATCGTACCGTCATTTTCCGCCACGGCCTATTTTACCTTTGGCACGCGACTGACGCGCTGGTTGTCGCGGTCGCTTTATCGTATCCGGTTAGGCGTGTTTGACCGCGCACAGCTTGAGGGGATGAACCCTGATGCGGCGATCATCTTTGTCATGAATCATCGCAGCAATATGGATTACATGCTGGTTACCTATCTGGTGTCGCGGGCGTCGGCCCTGTCCTATGCGGTGGGCGAATGGGCGCGGGTCTGGCCGCTGTCGGCTGTCATTCGCATGATGGGTGCCTACTTCATCCGCCGCAAATCGCGCGGTGCGCTTTATCGCAAGGTGCTTGCGCGGTATGTGCAGATGGCAACGGCGGGCGGGGTGACGCAGGCCGTGTTCCCCGAAGGCGGGCTAAGTTTGACCGGTGCGGTGTCTGAACCGCGCCTTGGGTTGCTTAACTATATCGTGTCGGATTTCAAACCGGACGGGCGCGAGGTGATCTTTGTCCCCGTCGCCTTGAACTATGATCGGGTGCTTGAGGATCGTTTCCTGATTGCCGCCGACAAATCGGGTGTGCGCCGGTTCCGTCCGCCCTTGTCCACGGTTTGTCGCGCGGTGCTGTCGCATCTCTGGCAGCGGATCACGGGCCGGTTCGACAAATTTGGCACGGCGTCGGTCAGTTTCGGAGAGCCCTTGGCGCTGGCCGATTTCATGCAAGACCGCGAGGGCGACCAGACCGAGGCCGTGGGCCACGAGTTGATGGCGCGTATTCGCCGCGCGATGCCGGTGTTGCCTGTGCCGCTGGTGGCGCGGGTCTTGCTGGCTGGCGTGACGGATGCTGACGATTTACGTGCCAGGGTGCAGGCCGATCTGGCCGCGCTTGCCAGCACCGATGCGCCCTTGCCAAGGCGCGGGTTGGATAAGGTGATCGCGGATGGGCTGGCGCGGTTGCGTCAACGCGGCCTTATCGGCGACGATTTGCAGGTTCCCGCTGAATCGCATGATGTTCTGGAATATTACGCCGCATCGATCGCGGCGCATTTTGATGCACCCGCAGCAAAAATACCCGAAATTTCTGCATCGGCAAAGTAA
- a CDS encoding protein meaA — protein sequence MSHPQKDRPWLFRTYAGHSTAAASNALYRGNLAKGQTGLSVAFDLPTQTGYDSDHELARGEVGKVGVPVCHLGDMRALFADIPLDQMNTSMTINATAPWLLSLYIAVAEEQGADTAALQGTVQNDIIKEYLSRGTYICPPEPSLQMITDVAAYTRQHLPKWNPMNVCSYHLQEAGATPEQELAFALATATAVLDDLKGKVAPDDFPEMVGRISFFVNAGIRFVTELCKMRAFVELWDEICLTRYGVQDPKFRRFRYGVQVNSLGLTEQQPENNVYRILLETLAVTLSKNARARAVQLPAWNEALGLPRPWDQQWSLRMQQILAYETDLLEFGDLFDGSPVVTAKVDTLKDGARAELAQIDAMGGAVGAIDYMKSRLVESNAARIAAIESGETTVVGVNKWTAGEPSPLTAGDDAIMVADKNAEADQLARLTAWKATRDDAAVRTALADLRATAKAGDNVMPPSIACARAGVTTGEWADVIRAVHGQYRGPTGVSHNPSNRTEGLDDIRDRVAAVSQRLGRRLKFLVGKPGLDGHSNGAEQIAARARDCGMDISYEGIRLTPAEIVAAAQKDDAHVIGLSILSGSHIPLIGEVIAQLDAAGLGHIPIVAGGIIPEDDAAQLRVMGVARVYTPKDFELNSIMDDIVTLADPTEVAAQ from the coding sequence ATGTCGCACCCGCAGAAAGATCGCCCCTGGCTGTTCCGCACCTATGCGGGCCATTCGACGGCAGCAGCCTCCAACGCGCTTTATCGTGGTAACCTTGCCAAAGGGCAAACCGGCCTGTCGGTGGCCTTCGATTTGCCGACGCAAACCGGTTACGACAGCGATCACGAACTTGCCAGGGGCGAGGTTGGCAAAGTTGGCGTGCCGGTCTGCCACCTGGGTGACATGCGCGCGCTTTTTGCTGACATTCCGCTTGATCAGATGAACACTTCAATGACGATCAACGCCACCGCCCCTTGGCTGCTCTCGCTCTATATCGCGGTGGCCGAAGAACAGGGCGCCGATACCGCCGCCCTGCAAGGCACCGTGCAGAACGATATCATCAAGGAATACCTGTCGCGCGGCACCTATATTTGCCCGCCAGAACCGTCCTTGCAGATGATCACCGACGTGGCGGCCTATACCCGCCAACACCTGCCCAAATGGAACCCGATGAACGTTTGCAGCTACCACCTGCAAGAAGCGGGCGCGACACCGGAACAGGAACTGGCCTTTGCGCTGGCCACGGCTACTGCCGTTCTGGACGACCTCAAGGGCAAGGTCGCGCCGGATGATTTCCCCGAAATGGTCGGACGGATCAGCTTTTTCGTCAACGCAGGTATCCGCTTCGTGACAGAGCTGTGCAAGATGCGCGCCTTTGTCGAACTGTGGGATGAAATCTGCCTGACCCGCTATGGTGTCCAAGACCCCAAATTCCGCCGCTTCCGCTACGGTGTGCAGGTCAACTCGCTTGGCCTCACCGAACAGCAGCCGGAAAACAACGTCTATCGTATCTTGCTGGAAACGCTGGCGGTGACCTTGTCGAAAAACGCCCGCGCCCGCGCCGTGCAATTGCCCGCATGGAACGAGGCCCTTGGGCTGCCCCGCCCCTGGGATCAACAATGGTCGCTGCGGATGCAACAAATCCTCGCCTATGAAACCGACCTGCTGGAATTCGGCGATCTGTTTGATGGCAGCCCCGTCGTCACCGCCAAGGTCGATACCCTCAAGGATGGCGCGCGCGCTGAACTGGCGCAGATCGATGCGATGGGCGGGGCCGTGGGCGCGATTGACTACATGAAATCCCGTCTTGTCGAAAGCAACGCCGCGCGTATCGCCGCCATTGAATCGGGCGAAACAACGGTTGTTGGCGTCAACAAATGGACGGCTGGCGAACCCTCGCCACTGACTGCTGGCGACGATGCGATCATGGTCGCCGACAAGAACGCCGAGGCCGATCAACTGGCCCGCCTTACCGCGTGGAAGGCCACGCGCGACGATGCCGCGGTGCGTACCGCCCTTGCCGATCTGCGCGCCACGGCCAAGGCTGGCGACAACGTCATGCCCCCCTCGATTGCCTGCGCCAGGGCTGGTGTCACGACCGGCGAATGGGCCGATGTGATCCGCGCCGTGCATGGCCAGTATCGCGGACCAACCGGCGTAAGCCACAACCCGTCCAACCGCACCGAAGGGCTGGACGATATCCGTGACCGCGTTGCAGCCGTCAGCCAGCGCCTTGGGCGGCGCCTGAAATTTCTCGTCGGGAAACCCGGCCTTGACGGGCATTCCAACGGGGCCGAACAAATCGCAGCACGTGCCCGCGATTGTGGCATGGATATATCCTACGAAGGCATCCGCCTGACCCCCGCTGAAATTGTCGCAGCCGCACAAAAGGACGACGCCCATGTGATCGGTCTGTCCATCCTGTCGGGTTCGCATATCCCGCTGATCGGCGAGGTCATCGCGCAGTTGGACGCAGCCGGTCTTGGCCATATTCCGATCGTCGCTGGCGGGATCATTCCCGAAGACGACGCTGCGCAATTGCGGGTAATGGGTGTCGCGCGGGTCTATACGCCAAAGGATTTCGAATTGAATAGCATCATGGATGATATCGTCACCCTGGCCGATCCCACCGAAGTGGCCGCGCAATAG
- a CDS encoding H-NS family nucleoid-associated regulatory protein: MKIDLTKMNRKELEKLAGDVDKAIGQVEKQELKAARAAAEKAARAHGFSLAQVTGSTPTAKKTKKGGMKSAPKYANPANKDQTWTGKGRQPDWYKSAIAAGMSADDMAI, from the coding sequence ATGAAAATCGACCTTACAAAAATGAACCGCAAAGAACTTGAAAAACTGGCGGGCGATGTCGACAAGGCAATCGGCCAAGTCGAAAAGCAGGAATTGAAAGCCGCCCGCGCCGCCGCTGAAAAAGCTGCACGCGCACACGGATTTTCCCTGGCACAGGTGACTGGCAGCACTCCGACTGCAAAGAAGACAAAAAAGGGCGGCATGAAATCCGCGCCGAAATACGCCAACCCCGCAAACAAGGACCAAACCTGGACAGGCAAGGGCCGCCAGCCCGATTGGTATAAATCGGCAATTGCCGCCGGAATGTCCGCCGACGATATGGCGATTTAA
- a CDS encoding DUF4329 domain-containing protein produces MPILGFAAHGVAAQDGIEQAFAQELLAGVQMRSITENAEYCGYIGFDGAGELVASPPTRGDAESCLADDPANIDVITASYHTHGAYSPNYYNEVPSTDDIEGDEEEGIDGYVATPGGRLWYLDTGDMVISQICGLGCLPADVNFVPGDMGKIAPSYRYEDLVTLLE; encoded by the coding sequence GTGCCGATTCTGGGTTTTGCTGCGCATGGTGTCGCAGCGCAGGACGGGATTGAACAGGCCTTTGCGCAGGAGCTGCTGGCCGGGGTTCAGATGCGCTCGATCACCGAAAACGCAGAATATTGCGGCTATATCGGATTTGACGGGGCGGGCGAATTGGTGGCCTCGCCGCCGACACGCGGGGACGCGGAAAGTTGCCTTGCGGATGACCCCGCCAATATTGATGTCATTACCGCGTCGTATCACACGCATGGTGCCTATTCGCCCAATTATTACAACGAAGTGCCCAGCACCGATGATATCGAGGGTGATGAGGAAGAAGGAATCGACGGCTACGTTGCAACGCCCGGCGGGCGGCTGTGGTATCTCGATACGGGTGATATGGTGATCTCGCAAATCTGCGGGCTGGGGTGCCTGCCCGCAGATGTAAATTTTGTCCCGGGCGATATGGGCAAGATCGCACCCAGCTATCGCTATGAGGATCTTGTTACCTTGTTGGAATAG
- a CDS encoding DUF4329 domain-containing protein, with translation MADFMRALRLATCIAVLPFAVTARPGVDPSWEEIDFVMGVLEDLQPVSFRKEREYCGYIGRYPDGSLGATEPEAGTQASCLPVWPSDMVVIASFHTHGTFDTGYFNEVPSDVDMQGDRALGINGWVATPGGRLWFVDSKDNQTRMVCGIGCLPRATLFYKGINGTIEKAYTYDELLEKLGE, from the coding sequence ATGGCTGATTTCATGCGCGCCCTGCGCCTTGCGACCTGTATCGCGGTGCTGCCTTTTGCAGTGACGGCGCGGCCGGGTGTCGATCCTTCATGGGAAGAAATTGATTTCGTCATGGGGGTTCTCGAAGACCTGCAGCCGGTGTCATTTCGCAAAGAGCGTGAATACTGCGGCTATATCGGGCGCTACCCCGATGGCAGCCTTGGCGCGACCGAACCAGAGGCGGGCACCCAAGCCAGCTGTCTGCCGGTCTGGCCCAGCGACATGGTCGTGATCGCGTCTTTTCACACACATGGCACTTTTGATACCGGCTACTTCAACGAGGTGCCAAGTGATGTGGATATGCAGGGCGACCGCGCACTGGGGATCAACGGTTGGGTGGCCACGCCGGGCGGGCGGTTGTGGTTTGTCGATTCCAAGGACAATCAAACGCGGATGGTTTGCGGGATTGGTTGCCTTCCACGTGCGACGCTATTTTACAAAGGTATCAACGGCACTATTGAAAAGGCATATACCTATGACGAGTTGCTTGAGAAACTTGGCGAATAA
- the deoD gene encoding purine-nucleoside phosphorylase, whose amino-acid sequence MTIHIGAKPGDIAETVLMPGDPYRAKWAAEAFLENAVCVNEVRGMLGFTGTWKGNRVTIQGSGMGMPSLSIYANELITEYNAQTLIRIGSCGGMQDHVGVRDVILATTASTLSTPSRGIFKDLNFAPTADFDLLHKAYHAAGALKVKTHVGGIYSSDVFYDERPDLTEQMQRHGILGVEMEAAELYILAARHKRRALAVLTVSDHLITHEALPADQRERSFGDMVDIALTAAFS is encoded by the coding sequence ATGACAATCCACATCGGAGCAAAGCCGGGCGACATCGCCGAAACCGTCCTGATGCCGGGCGATCCGTATCGTGCCAAATGGGCCGCCGAGGCCTTTCTGGAGAACGCCGTCTGCGTGAACGAAGTGCGCGGCATGCTGGGATTCACCGGCACATGGAAAGGCAACCGCGTAACCATCCAGGGGTCTGGCATGGGGATGCCTTCGCTGTCGATCTATGCCAACGAACTGATCACCGAATACAACGCGCAGACGCTGATCCGCATCGGATCATGCGGCGGGATGCAGGACCATGTGGGCGTGCGCGACGTGATCCTTGCGACAACGGCATCAACGCTTTCGACCCCCTCGCGCGGGATATTCAAAGACCTGAACTTTGCGCCGACCGCCGACTTCGATCTGCTGCACAAGGCCTATCACGCCGCCGGGGCGCTCAAGGTCAAGACCCATGTGGGTGGGATCTATTCATCGGACGTGTTCTATGACGAACGCCCCGATCTGACCGAACAAATGCAGCGCCACGGCATTTTGGGCGTCGAAATGGAAGCGGCTGAACTGTATATCCTTGCGGCCCGGCACAAGCGCCGCGCCCTGGCCGTGCTGACTGTCAGCGACCACCTGATCACCCACGAAGCCTTGCCGGCAGATCAACGCGAGCGCAGTTTTGGCGATATGGTCGATATCGCGCTGACCGCGGCGTTCAGTTAA